A genome region from Clostridium pasteurianum includes the following:
- a CDS encoding ABC transporter permease subunit — MNVFLRELKANRKALIIWSLCMFLLVVSGMSKYTVYSSGNSNELFNKMPYSLKALFGIGSFDVSKMSGFFAFLFPYIEITAAIHAVLLGSGIIAKEERDKTTEFLMVKPISLNTILTSKLLAAFVNVLVLNIVTLISSIVMVNAYNKGKDISSEIMMFILSMLIVQLIFLSLGALLSVFIKNSKASGSAAAGILFGSFMISKITDFTDKINAINILSPFKYFSYQDIVNGNGISAGVSIISLVLIAIFSILTYFFYRKRDFNV; from the coding sequence ATGAATGTTTTTTTAAGAGAATTAAAAGCTAATCGAAAAGCGTTAATAATATGGAGTTTGTGCATGTTTTTATTAGTTGTAAGTGGTATGAGCAAGTATACGGTTTATTCTTCAGGAAATAGTAATGAACTTTTTAATAAGATGCCATATTCACTAAAAGCATTATTTGGAATTGGTTCTTTTGATGTGTCAAAAATGAGCGGCTTTTTTGCATTTCTATTTCCTTATATCGAGATTACAGCTGCTATTCATGCTGTGCTTCTTGGAAGTGGAATTATTGCAAAAGAGGAGAGAGATAAAACTACTGAATTTCTTATGGTGAAGCCAATCTCTCTAAATACTATATTAACTTCAAAACTACTTGCTGCGTTTGTAAATGTATTAGTTTTAAATATAGTTACTTTAATTTCTTCTATAGTTATGGTTAATGCCTATAATAAAGGAAAAGATATTTCAAGTGAAATAATGATGTTTATCTTGAGCATGCTTATTGTTCAGTTAATATTTTTATCATTAGGAGCTTTGCTATCTGTGTTTATAAAAAATTCAAAAGCTTCAGGTTCCGCTGCAGCAGGAATACTATTTGGTTCATTTATGATATCAAAAATAACTGATTTCACCGATAAAATAAATGCAATTAATATACTGTCTCCTTTTAAATATTTTAGCTATCAAGATATTGTAAATGGGAATGGAATAAGTGCTGGGGTTAGCATTATTTCGCTTGTGCTAATTGCTATTTTTTCTATTTTGACGTACTTTTTTTATAGGAAGCGAGACTTTAATGTGTAG
- a CDS encoding ABC transporter permease subunit — protein sequence MNIYLHELKSLRKSVAIWVCALVALAALFLSIYPSMASDSAEFKKLLSNYPASIRAMLGINIDYITSILGFYSMIFSFIVLCGAIQAMNMGISILSKESRERTADFLLVKPISRFTIVTAKLLAAFTMLIVTNVLFCAASTIIANAIKTVDYNVRIFLMINLTLFFIQLIFLAIGVAISVFFNKLKSVLPISLGVVFGLYMAGAFISTDKNSEVARFISPFKYFDITYIIKNASYETKYLITGAIIVIAAIALSYIIYTKKDIHAVS from the coding sequence GTGAATATATATCTTCATGAGCTTAAGTCATTACGAAAATCAGTTGCTATCTGGGTATGTGCGCTAGTTGCCTTGGCTGCACTGTTTCTTTCAATTTATCCTAGTATGGCAAGTGACTCAGCGGAATTTAAAAAGCTTCTGAGTAACTATCCAGCATCAATTAGAGCAATGCTTGGCATTAATATTGATTACATTACGTCAATTTTGGGCTTTTATTCAATGATCTTCTCTTTTATTGTACTTTGTGGAGCTATTCAAGCTATGAACATGGGAATTTCAATACTTTCAAAGGAATCAAGGGAACGTACAGCAGATTTTCTTCTTGTTAAGCCAATTTCACGCTTCACCATAGTAACTGCAAAACTTCTTGCAGCTTTCACTATGCTTATAGTTACAAATGTATTATTTTGCGCAGCATCTACCATTATAGCTAATGCTATTAAAACAGTAGATTACAATGTAAGGATATTTTTAATGATAAATCTTACTTTATTTTTTATACAGCTTATTTTTCTAGCAATTGGTGTTGCTATTTCAGTATTTTTTAATAAGCTTAAGTCAGTTCTCCCAATATCGCTTGGTGTGGTTTTTGGATTGTACATGGCTGGAGCTTTCATTTCTACTGATAAAAATAGTGAGGTGGCTCGTTTTATCTCACCTTTCAAATATTTTGATATAACGTACATTATTAAAAACGCAAGCTATGAGACTAAATATCTTATTACCGGTGCAATTATTGTGATTGCTGCTATAGCTTTAAGTTATATTATTTATACGAAAAAGGATATACACGCTGTAAGCTAA